Proteins from a single region of Candidatus Cloacimonadota bacterium:
- the lpxA gene encoding acyl-ACP--UDP-N-acetylglucosamine O-acyltransferase — MTIKIHPTAIVDKNAEIEEDVVIGPFTIIGPEVKIRKGVQIASNVVVDGRTDIGKNCRIFHSAVIGTIPQDLKYKGENIKTIIGDGTVVREFVTINRSTSVDYPTKIGENCLLMTHTHIAHNCQLGNHVIIANCVNLAGHVLIEDRASIGGMTPVHQFVRIGCYSFIGGFSRITQDVAPYTKGTGIPYKTVGLNSVGLMRNDFPKKTRILLKKTYRIFYNFHLNTTQAVNKIQDDVEIIDEVAHFLEFVQNSKRGIAK, encoded by the coding sequence ATGACAATCAAAATTCATCCTACAGCAATTGTTGATAAAAATGCAGAAATAGAAGAGGATGTAGTTATAGGACCTTTTACAATTATTGGGCCTGAAGTTAAAATCAGAAAAGGCGTACAGATAGCTTCTAATGTCGTTGTTGATGGCAGAACCGATATAGGCAAAAATTGTCGTATCTTTCACTCCGCTGTGATTGGCACAATACCGCAAGACCTGAAATATAAAGGTGAAAACATAAAAACGATTATTGGAGATGGAACTGTAGTTAGAGAATTTGTGACTATAAATCGTTCTACCAGTGTAGACTATCCAACAAAGATTGGTGAGAACTGTTTACTAATGACACATACGCATATAGCTCATAATTGTCAACTAGGAAATCATGTTATTATAGCAAATTGTGTTAACCTTGCAGGACATGTTCTGATTGAGGATAGAGCATCAATTGGTGGAATGACACCAGTTCATCAATTTGTTAGAATTGGATGCTATTCTTTCATAGGTGGGTTTTCAAGGATTACCCAGGATGTTGCCCCCTATACAAAAGGCACTGGAATTCCTTATAAAACAGTCGGATTAAATTCAGTTGGATTAATGCGAAATGATTTTCCGAAGAAGACGAGAATTCTCTTAAAAAAGACATATAGAATATTTTATAATTTCCATCTAAATACCACTCAGGCAGTCAATAAGATTCAAGATGATGTAGAGATAATTGATGAGGTTGCACATTTTTTAGAGTTTGTCCAGAACTCTAAAAGAGGCATTGCTAAATAA
- a CDS encoding HU family DNA-binding protein, whose amino-acid sequence MTKQELIEKVAMGIDVSKKKAGDAINTILDSIKLSLERGEKVTLVGFGTFSVVKRAARIGVNPATGAKINIPATKVAKFKPGKKLKEAVK is encoded by the coding sequence ATGACAAAGCAAGAGTTGATTGAAAAGGTTGCGATGGGAATTGATGTTTCCAAAAAGAAGGCAGGTGATGCTATCAACACAATTCTTGATAGTATTAAGCTAAGTTTGGAAAGAGGCGAAAAGGTGACACTTGTTGGTTTTGGTACTTTTAGTGTGGTAAAAAGGGCTGCACGTATTGGTGTAAATCCTGCAACAGGTGCCAAAATTAATATTCCAGCCACCAAAGTAGCCAAATTCAAACCCGGAAAAAAATTGAAGGAAGCTGTAAAGTAG
- the dnaN gene encoding DNA polymerase III subunit beta: MKFSIEKNQILNKIQFINSIVPIRNPLPILTNILLEADEENNIIRLSSTDLEVTAVSEIECQVKEGGKIAIPAKNITEIIRYIPEDEIHFSVKENKCRIKCLNTDFSLICANPEDFPEIPERNWESSFTINAKLFSKIAEKTSFAVADQFGRPAFSGILWELDEHLQKMVATDGKRLGKYEIQLPLNIEKRSIIMPIKGLNLVRRIITDEIPDLRILAEESAISFDYNSYKIYSRLIEANYPDYEAVIPYDNSKIVEIDLESLKNAVHRVSLLASEDTFTVMLNFSKNQLEISSEDVEKGSADEILEISAESTKIESFQIGFNYKYLLEILNLIDSEKVQIKFENSLDPVLFYNTEYPENEENVFLLMPLRLSEST; the protein is encoded by the coding sequence ATGAAATTTTCAATTGAAAAAAATCAAATCTTAAATAAAATACAATTTATAAACAGTATCGTTCCAATTCGGAATCCATTACCAATTCTTACAAACATATTGCTTGAAGCTGATGAAGAAAACAATATCATTAGATTATCCTCTACAGATTTGGAAGTTACTGCTGTTTCAGAAATAGAATGTCAGGTAAAAGAAGGTGGGAAAATTGCAATTCCGGCCAAAAATATTACAGAGATAATCAGATATATTCCTGAAGACGAAATTCATTTTTCTGTAAAAGAAAATAAATGTAGGATTAAATGTCTTAATACGGATTTCAGTTTAATTTGTGCAAATCCAGAAGACTTTCCAGAAATCCCAGAAAGAAACTGGGAAAGTAGTTTTACAATCAATGCTAAATTGTTTTCTAAGATAGCTGAAAAAACATCTTTTGCTGTTGCTGACCAATTTGGACGCCCCGCATTCTCTGGAATTCTTTGGGAATTAGATGAGCATTTACAGAAAATGGTCGCTACTGATGGAAAAAGATTGGGAAAATATGAAATCCAACTTCCACTAAATATTGAGAAGAGAAGCATAATTATGCCAATCAAAGGACTAAATCTTGTCCGAAGAATAATTACTGATGAGATTCCAGATTTGAGAATACTTGCAGAAGAAAGTGCTATTAGCTTTGATTATAACTCATATAAAATCTATTCCCGCTTAATTGAAGCTAATTATCCTGACTATGAAGCTGTTATTCCATACGACAATTCCAAAATCGTTGAGATAGATTTAGAGTCATTAAAAAATGCTGTTCATCGGGTTTCTCTGCTTGCTTCTGAAGACACCTTTACTGTAATGCTGAATTTTTCAAAAAATCAATTAGAGATTTCCTCTGAAGATGTTGAGAAAGGTTCGGCAGATGAAATTTTGGAAATCAGTGCTGAATCAACTAAAATTGAAAGTTTTCAGATTGGTTTTAACTATAAATATTTGTTGGAAATATTAAATCTTATTGATAGCGAAAAGGTTCAAATTAAATTTGAGAATAGTTTAGACCCAGTATTATTTTACAATACAGAATATCCTGAAAACGAAGAGAATGTTTTTCTACTAATGCCTTTAAGATTGTCCGAGAGCACATAA
- the hflX gene encoding GTPase HflX, producing MFNTEVKTEKAILVGLQTEDKTSYDVEESLKELSLLTETSNVEVVGVEKQARPHPHSVYYIGSGKAKSVAQLAKNKQANVIIFDDNLSPSQDRNLSKITNLKIIDRTQLILDIFAQHAKTRQSKLQVELAQLEYNLSRLKGKWSHLSRIEGGIGFRGPGEKQLEVDRRRINDRISFLKSKLKIVEKTTKIKRKKRRNLFSVGIVGYTNAGKTTVLNKLTSSNIYTANKLFATLDTTTKGKTLSSKDKITISDTIGFIRKLPPYLVSAFHATLQEVINADLLLHIIDIYHPKLYEYIETVFSTLKEIGAEDHEMLLVFNKIDLLPRYQFLFTKKKLKMDFPNSVFVSAKSGESFEEIEKYIEKILSERKQRVNLKIPNNNQKLVSFLYSNAEILSKKYNNNFSRFRIKIPYKLYAQKFDIFRKYEIKTRRMAGRRAVNRHK from the coding sequence ATTTTTAATACTGAAGTAAAAACTGAAAAAGCAATTTTAGTTGGTCTTCAAACCGAAGATAAAACAAGTTATGATGTTGAAGAATCATTAAAGGAATTATCACTTTTAACTGAAACTTCAAATGTGGAAGTAGTTGGGGTTGAAAAACAGGCAAGACCTCATCCACACTCTGTATATTATATTGGTTCTGGAAAAGCAAAAAGTGTAGCTCAACTTGCGAAAAATAAGCAAGCAAATGTCATAATTTTTGATGATAATCTGTCACCCTCTCAGGATAGAAATCTATCAAAAATTACAAATCTAAAAATAATTGACCGCACACAATTAATCTTAGATATATTTGCTCAACATGCAAAAACCAGACAAAGTAAGCTTCAGGTTGAGTTAGCACAACTTGAGTATAATCTCTCCAGACTTAAAGGAAAATGGAGTCATCTCTCCAGAATAGAAGGTGGTATTGGCTTTCGCGGTCCAGGTGAAAAACAATTAGAGGTTGACCGAAGACGAATTAATGATAGGATTTCTTTCCTTAAGTCAAAGCTAAAAATTGTTGAAAAAACCACTAAGATTAAACGGAAAAAACGAAGGAATCTTTTTTCAGTTGGAATCGTTGGTTATACTAATGCTGGCAAAACTACTGTATTGAATAAGTTAACATCATCCAACATTTATACTGCTAATAAATTATTCGCTACTTTGGATACAACGACAAAAGGTAAAACATTATCTTCTAAAGATAAAATTACTATTTCAGATACAATTGGTTTTATTCGTAAACTTCCTCCATACTTAGTTTCTGCTTTTCATGCTACTTTGCAAGAAGTAATAAACGCTGATTTACTTCTTCATATAATTGACATTTATCATCCAAAATTGTATGAATATATAGAAACAGTTTTTTCTACTTTGAAGGAAATTGGGGCGGAAGATCACGAGATGCTACTTGTTTTTAATAAAATTGATTTACTGCCAAGGTATCAGTTCCTTTTTACAAAGAAAAAATTAAAGATGGATTTTCCAAACTCTGTATTTGTATCAGCCAAATCAGGCGAATCTTTTGAAGAGATTGAAAAATATATTGAAAAAATCTTATCTGAAAGGAAGCAAAGAGTTAATCTGAAAATTCCAAATAATAATCAAAAATTAGTTTCATTCTTATACAGCAACGCAGAAATTTTAAGCAAAAAATACAACAACAATTTTTCAAGATTCAGAATCAAGATTCCATATAAACTATATGCTCAAAAGTTTGATATCTTCAGAAAATATGAAATTAAAACCAGGCGTATGGCTGGAAGGCGAGCAGTAAATCGTCACAAATAA